A window of Aeromicrobium sp. Root236 contains these coding sequences:
- a CDS encoding DUF2510 domain-containing protein produces MTEQTTSPAGWYPDDSGRLQWWDGSRWTGAYADEQPRPIANKRNHLLGGMLGLLVTLGLALAELAWLGRADRLAGFLGGMIGPLLGCAVGLTIGLNRKRRKQPKQRPLWWHTLFSAVVSFGWMVLVPTMAGGLDSDVVVPAIVLGAVGTVALVGATKIMTPEIIRD; encoded by the coding sequence ATGACGGAGCAGACCACGTCGCCCGCGGGGTGGTATCCGGACGACTCCGGGCGCCTGCAGTGGTGGGACGGCTCGCGGTGGACCGGTGCGTACGCCGACGAGCAACCGCGGCCCATCGCCAACAAGCGCAACCATCTGCTGGGCGGGATGCTCGGACTGCTCGTGACGCTTGGCCTCGCCTTGGCCGAGCTCGCCTGGCTCGGTCGTGCCGATCGCCTCGCGGGCTTCCTCGGCGGGATGATCGGTCCGCTGCTGGGCTGCGCCGTGGGGCTCACGATCGGGCTCAACCGCAAGCGACGCAAGCAGCCCAAGCAACGGCCGCTGTGGTGGCACACGCTGTTCAGCGCCGTGGTGTCGTTCGGCTGGATGGTGCTGGTGCCGACCATGGCTGGCGGGCTGGACAGCGATGTCGTGGTGCCGGCGATCGTGCTCGGCGCGGTCGGGACGGTGGCCCTGGTCGGCGCCACCA
- a CDS encoding SLC13 family permease gives MTHDLGSLAEIVGFLVAIMVLAQACADERLFDVLGDRVSRSAGGSSVRLLAWSVGLAAAVTAVLSLDATVVLLTPILIAASAHRSHAYATVRLANSGSTLLPVSNLTNLLVFGATGLTFVGFTWAMLPVWLVAVAGEYAVLRWWFRAETREPYATPTGEPYALPVFPLIVVLLVLVALATGTTPWIPAAAGAVLVGAYALVRRTASWRDLVHAANLPLAVVVLAWALVVSWLGTTAVGEWFTDAMPAGTGLGALLVTALVAMVAANLINNLPATLLLLPAADSAGSLAILALLIGVNVGANLTMIGSLANLLWRQSGGRALSTVREFHLLGLATTPALVALCTVVLWAWTSLIW, from the coding sequence GTGACACACGACCTGGGCTCGCTGGCGGAGATCGTCGGCTTCCTGGTCGCGATCATGGTCCTGGCGCAGGCGTGCGCCGACGAGCGCCTGTTCGACGTGCTTGGCGACCGGGTGTCGAGGTCCGCCGGCGGGTCGAGCGTCCGGCTGCTCGCCTGGAGCGTCGGCCTCGCCGCCGCGGTCACGGCCGTCCTCAGCCTCGACGCGACCGTGGTGCTGCTGACCCCGATCCTCATCGCCGCCAGCGCGCACCGCTCTCACGCGTACGCCACGGTGCGGCTGGCCAACTCGGGCTCGACCCTGCTGCCGGTGTCCAACCTGACCAACCTGCTGGTGTTCGGCGCCACCGGCCTGACGTTCGTGGGGTTCACCTGGGCGATGCTCCCGGTGTGGCTGGTCGCCGTGGCGGGCGAGTACGCGGTGCTGCGGTGGTGGTTCCGCGCCGAAACCCGTGAGCCGTACGCGACCCCCACCGGCGAGCCGTATGCCCTCCCGGTCTTCCCGCTGATCGTCGTCCTGCTCGTCCTGGTCGCGCTCGCGACCGGCACGACGCCGTGGATCCCCGCGGCAGCCGGAGCAGTGCTGGTCGGCGCCTACGCGCTCGTCCGCCGCACCGCGTCCTGGCGGGACCTCGTGCACGCCGCGAACCTCCCCCTCGCGGTCGTCGTACTGGCTTGGGCCCTCGTGGTGTCCTGGCTCGGCACGACCGCCGTCGGCGAATGGTTCACGGACGCGATGCCGGCCGGCACGGGCCTCGGAGCATTGCTGGTCACGGCGCTGGTGGCGATGGTGGCGGCCAACCTCATCAACAACCTGCCGGCCACTCTGCTGCTCCTGCCCGCCGCCGACTCGGCCGGGTCGCTCGCAATCCTTGCCCTGCTCATCGGCGTCAACGTCGGCGCCAACCTGACGATGATCGGGTCGTTGGCCAACCTGCTGTGGCGCCAGTCCGGCGGCCGGGCCCTCTCGACTGTGCGTGAGTTCCACCTCCTGGGCCTCGCGACCACGCCCGCTCTGGTCGCTCTCTGCACCGTGGTGCTCTGGGCGTGGACCTCGCTCATCTGGTGA
- a CDS encoding TMEM165/GDT1 family protein yields the protein MYAVLLSAALVFIAELGDKSQLMSMTFATRYRARTVIIGAGIACALTNLVSALVGNAIGDALPQHAVRVAGGVLFLVFAALTLRHLAAGEEPKPPAKGGAAIFVVGVAFVLSELGDKTMLATMTLSTQYHWVLIWIGSTIGMLVSIVLAVFVGRALLQVLPIKAVHLVSALLFAGVGVWMLVG from the coding sequence ATGTACGCGGTCCTGCTGAGTGCGGCGTTGGTGTTCATCGCCGAGCTCGGCGACAAGAGCCAGCTGATGTCGATGACGTTCGCGACCCGCTACCGGGCGCGCACCGTGATCATCGGTGCCGGCATCGCCTGTGCCCTCACCAACCTGGTCTCCGCCCTGGTCGGCAACGCGATCGGTGACGCACTGCCCCAGCACGCCGTACGCGTTGCCGGTGGCGTGCTGTTCCTCGTGTTCGCGGCGCTGACGCTGCGCCATCTCGCCGCCGGAGAGGAGCCGAAGCCGCCGGCGAAGGGCGGCGCGGCGATCTTCGTCGTCGGCGTTGCCTTCGTGCTCTCGGAGCTCGGCGACAAGACGATGCTGGCGACCATGACGCTGTCGACGCAGTATCACTGGGTGCTGATCTGGATCGGCAGCACGATCGGCATGCTGGTCTCGATCGTGCTCGCCGTGTTCGTCGGGCGAGCCCTCCTGCAGGTCCTGCCGATCAAGGCGGTCCACCTCGTCTCGGCGCTGTTGTTCGCCGGTGTCGGGGTGTGGATGCTGGTCGGCTAG